One Purpureocillium takamizusanense chromosome 1, complete sequence genomic window carries:
- a CDS encoding uncharacterized protein (COG:S~EggNog:ENOG503P21Z), which translates to MATDNLPPSLEQARIPHLPSTAYYIPDFISEDEERFILGKIASAPKPRWKQLTHRRLQTWPSDLVRDTLIDAPLPPWLQEPVTTRLRSLPLSEGSPGHVFERSPHGSPNHVLINEYPPGDGSAYWPVVCTVSLGASLCLNLYRSKDDGALDPNPAWRILQEPRSLLITTDSLYTDYLHGIDDIEEDADLSPEGGVVNWPLLRDPEAFASGRNSRETRTSLTYRDVLKVSKVGNRLAALCRR; encoded by the exons ATGGCCACAGACAAcctcccgccgtcgctcgaGCAGGCCCGGATACCGCACctcccgtcgacggcctaCTACATTCCCGATTTCATCAGCGAAGATGAGGAACGCTTTATTCTCGGCAAA ATTGCCTCCGCGCCGAAGCCCAGGTGGAAGCAGCTCACGCACCGTAGGCTCCAGACATGGCCCTCGGACCTCGTGCGCGATACCCTCATCGAtgcaccgctgccgccgtggctACAAGAGCCCGTCACAACGCGCCTGCGCTCTCTCCCGCTATCTGAAGGTAGCCCCGGACACGTCTTTGAGCGCAGCCCCCATGGGTCCCCAAACCACGTGCTCATAAATGAATACCCCCCGGGT GATGGCTCCGCGTACTGGCCCGTCGTGTGTACCGTCAGCCTTGGCGCCAGTCTATGCCTGAACCTGTATCGCagcaaggacgacggggcTCTCGACCCGAACCCCGCGTGGAGAATCCTCCAGGAACCTCGTAGCCTtctcatcaccaccgacAGCCTCTACACGGATTACCTccacggcatcgacgacatcgaggaggacgccgaccTGTCTCCGGAGGGTGGGGTGGTCAACTGGCCCTTGCTCCGCGACCCTGAGGCATTCGCCAGCGGCCGTAATTCTCGCGAAACACGTACAAGCTTGACGTATCGAGACGTATTAAAGGTGTCCAAAGTCGGGAACCGACTCGCCGCGCTGTGCAGGAGATGA
- a CDS encoding uncharacterized protein (COG:G~COG:O~SECRETED:SignalP(1-19~SECRETED:cutsite=TQA-WN~SECRETED:prob=0.9018)~EggNog:ENOG503NYWS) has product MRSFTAAAAALAVVPLTQAWNIQLPPCLEEFKPFVKSGCFQDSTGKALVYRGNGNNFTVESCVAECKGNGFRYAGLKYYGVCFCGATVNAPQVDESKCNLPCTANKNENCGGNDALSVWQDPTFPKGPDDTTVDSYKSLGCYTDKGPGRTLSWDSGADGATLTTKSCLAACEKQGYPYAGTEFGKECYCGSVLANNTAKTDDAQCNVPCAGDSSDKCGGRSVLNLYVATDLESLEPCGYKPPTTTTTTAVTTKPTETTTTKPGQDTTTTKPGQDTTTTTKPGQDTTTCTDSTTTTKPGQDTTTTTKPGQDTTTTTKPGQDTTTCTDSTTTTKPGQDTTTTTKPGQDTTTTTKPGQDTTTTKPGQDTTTKPTTTNGSPTTTTSSLCTATHTSPPPKCEWQIGNWCAPPLPDWHNKLECLVAAKTCELQGVSCFAKAGFPAVIDCFKFTKWCIAIKAHCLTDCLVHKGCSKPDCWDKNKPGPGHPPSTSTTVYPCPPSTTLKPTTTKPPVTTSCAPEPTNICTQPTNDKWGYGPGKPVGGIPLPAVCCNDIEDDFKRNPFKLYNDPDSKKCPSFPWPSRPNVCQDACEEQYEDCRDAYVKGCKTLGRKRSIGLSAREAETTSAQDVEFERRWLLSWGSGDQASCSSTGDLWSWGGKGSDSPSCWGKGGNTPDKALLRCKAQYQDCLVVNKKVDPGDKCRTWCKK; this is encoded by the exons ATGCGGTCGTTtacggctgctgcggcggcactgGCCGTCGTCCCGCTCACTCAGGCGTGGAACATCCAGCTGCCCCCATGTCTTGAAGAGTTCAAGCCGTTTGTCAAATCCGGCTGCTTCCAGGATAGTACCGGCAAGGCCCTCGTCTACCGTGGCAACGGGAACAACTTCACCGTCGAGTCCTGCGTTGCCGAGTGCAAGG GTAACGGCTTTCGCTACGCTGGTCTCAAGTACTATGGTGTCTGCTTCTGTGGCGCCACCGTGAACGCGCCTCAGGTTGATGAGTCCAAGTGCAACCTCCCGTGCACCGCCAACAAGAATGAGAActgcggcggcaacgacgcccTCTCCGTCTGGCAGGACCCGACTTTCCCCAAGGGGCCAGACGATACCACCGTCGACAGCTACAAGTCGCTCGGCTGCTACACCGACAAGGGACCGGGCCGCACCTTGTCGTGGGACTCAGGAGCCGACGGCGCTACCTTGACCACCAAATCgtgcttggccgcctgcgAGAAGCAGGGCTACCCGTATGCTGGTACTGAGTTCGGCAAGGAGTGCTACTGCGGTAGCGTTCTGGCCAACAacacggccaagacggaTGATGCCCAGTGCAACGTGCCCTGCGCGGGCGACTCCTCCGACAAGTGCGGTGGCCGCAGCGTGCTGAACCTCTACGTTGCCACGGACCTCGAGTCCCTGGAGCCCTGCGGATACAAGCCTcccacaaccaccaccaccacagctGTGACCACGAAGCCCACGGAgactaccaccaccaagccTGGCCAGGACACCACCACTACCAAGCCTGGTCAGGatactactaccactaccaAGCCTGGCCAGgacacgacgacgtgcaCAGATTCGACCACGACCACTAAGCCTGGTCAGgataccaccaccaccaccaagcccggccaggataccaccaccaccaccaagcccggccaggacacgacgacgtgcaCGGAttcgaccacgaccaccaagccaggccaggacacgactaccaccaccaagcccggTCAggatactactactacgaccAAGCCCGGCCAGGACACGACTACCACCAAGCCTGGCCAGGACACGACGACCaaaccgacgacgacgaacggcTCTCCCACGACAacgacctcgtcgctctGCACGGCCACGCACACGAGCCCTCCTCCCAAGTGCGAGTGGCAGATCGGCAACTGGTGTGCTCCGCCTCTGCCTGACTGGCACAACAAGCTTGAGTGCctcgtggcggccaagaCGTGTGAACTCCAGGGTGTTTCGTGCTTCGCCAAGGCCGGCTTCCCGGCTGTTATCGACTGCTTCAAGTTCACCAAGTGGTGCATCGCGATCAAGGCGCACTGCTTGACCGACTGCCTCGTCCACAAGGGATGCAGCAAGCCCGACTGCTGGGACAAAAACAAGCCCGGTCCTGGGCACCCCCCGTCGACCAGCACGACGGTCTacccctgcccgccgtcgacgacgctcaagccgacgacgaccaagccCCCGGTGACAACGTCGTGCGCCCCGGAGCCGACCAACATCTGCACGCAGCCCACCAACGACAAGTGGGGCTACGGACCGGGCAAGCCCGTGGGCGGCATCCCGCTGCCAGCGGTGTGCTGCAACGACATCGAGGACGATTTCAAGAGAAACCCCTTCAAGCTGTACAACGACCCTGACAGCAAGAAGTGCCCGTCGTTCCCCTGGCCCAGCCGTCCCAATGTGTGCCAGGACGCCTGCGAGGAGCAGTATGAGGACTGCCGCGATGCGTATGTCAAGGGCTGCAAGACTCTGGGCCGCAAGCGCAGCATCGGTCTCAgcgcccgcgaggccgagaccACGTCGGCGCAGGACGTGGAGTTTGAGCGCCGCTGGCTGCTCTCGtggggcagcggcgaccaGGCTTCGTGCTCTTCGACGGGCGACCTCTGGTCGTGGGGCGGCAAGGGATCCGACTCGCCGTCCTGCTggggcaagggcggcaacaCGCCGGACAAGGCGCTCCTGAGGTGCAAGGCGCAGTACCAGGACTGCTTGGTGGTCAACAAGAAGGTCGACCCCGGTGACAAGTGCCGCACTTGGTGCAAGAAGTAG
- the DFG10 gene encoding 3-oxo-5-alpha-steroid 4-dehydrogenase (COG:I~EggNog:ENOG503P17D~TransMembrane:6 (i88-108o128-145i166-186o206-224i245-269o275-295i)) — translation MDMIADAPPSAWCQAFFLGSSAGILALQMLPDDARGTLLDYGARRPEGDAKKNDTRRSGGGGGNGSAGSSAITQIASLASAAKVPHSWFWHFYFVSVSWSAFWAWQYLRRGAILSSLVQAQVRLGASAPSMELGRVFLAWLIMALQGTRRLYECFFVVKPGKSPMLFAHWALGIVFYTAMGISVWIHGSDAILKSWETPVSAAFPAMLKTRIPVTLAVILAAWFKQNECHRYLASLKKYTLPSQGMFAYLVCPHYTCECVIYLAISLMAAPQGTMFNWSVLGGLVFIAVNLGGTASGTKQWYSQRFGATNVAGRWNMVPFVF, via the exons ATGGACATGATCGCGGATGCGCCCCCGAGCGCGTGGTGCCAGGCCTTCTTTCTCGGTTCCTCGGCGGGCATTCTCGCCCTGCAGATgctccccgacgacgcgcgaggCACGCTCTTGGATTACGGGGCGCGCAGGCCCGAAGGCGATGCCAAGAAGAATGACACGCGTAggagcggcggaggcggcggcaacggcagcgctGGGAGCAGCGCCATCACGCAAATCGCTTCCCTTGCTAGCGCAGCCAAGGTTCCGCACTCATGGTTCTGGCACTTCTATTTCGTCTCTGTCTCGTGGTCCGCGTTCTGGGCGTGGCAGTATCTGCGACGCGGGGCGATCCTGAGCTCGCTGGTCCAGGCGCAGGTCCGTTTGGGGGCGTCAGCGCCGTCCATGGAGCTGGGCcgcgtcttcttggcctggcTCATCATGGCCCTGCAGGGCACCAGGCGGCTGTACGAGTGCTTCTTCGTTGTGAAGCCTGGCAAGAGCCCCATGCTCTTTGCCCATTGggcgctcggcatcgtcttcTACACAGCCATGGGCATCTCTGTCTGGATCCATGGCTCTG ATGCCATTCTCAAATCGTGGGAGACAcccgtctcggcggccttcCCCGCCATGCTCAAGACGCGGATCCCCGTCACCTTGGCCGTCATCCTGGCAGCGTGGTTCAAGCAAAATGAGTGTCACCGGTACTTGGCCAGCCTCAAAAAGTACACGCTGCCGAGCCAAGGCATGTTTGCCTATCTCGTATGTCCTCATTATACCTGCGAGTGCGTGATATACCTCGCCATATCCCTCATGGCGGCACCCCAGGGCACCATGTTCAATTGGTctgtcctcggcggcttGGTGTTTATCGCCGTCAACCTCGGTGGCACCGCCAGCGGGACCAAGCAGTGGTATTCCCAAAGGTTCGGGGCGACAAATGTAGCCGGCAGGTGGAATATGGTCCCTTTTGTATTCTAA
- a CDS encoding uncharacterized protein (COG:S~EggNog:ENOG503P0RN) produces MDAQNAAESDQTRTAGASSPRQRRGSESDKKARSPAAVRAPSPIREAKPRASKTPAAATSAASAGAGADGASSTARPDDSLEDRDSDAETIVLPGKDGHSPSKIRKVRQEDKSESDGDASKGKSKPSKQKSDEKAKDKEPSNGSSNDADKHAAGTAAAGAPGNQPAADVNKKKPRPSASGSAVAPEKDRRPRNKEGGSSGLSSAPASPPQTHQHQQRRRRSDAALSSPSDSEQQPHSKASSKTSLRDKLKSGERLVSHKRKAPKVESDDEADARKARRQRTTSVGLDSSRPTKTPSKPHNDTRTRSISPHPRQHRRSTSTQLPSQSSGGLHTKKKRLPPPLHATDYHSDDSSAGGTPQPRSSKLRSLAAPSTAESNISPARMGPHKKHLDAHGQTLLARACARGEYESAKTRLTERPEDLNVADYAGNTPLQIAAINGCEDIVKLLIEAGCNLDCVNYDKDTPLLDAVDNGHLGVVRLLLDAGVNPRKANVNGEEPIDRVTDETENADEIRKALLEARKRTGGKRSRTSEDRHSHENHEFAPESPRHSPAAVGSLSGRRSGTVRSTKTRNDLLYMPLDDKTLRQAAGRGDEETVARILQVKEGYDDPEAMVAAARGGHDLVIQLLLGLGGANPDPGPVASLQPELATPILAAIGQENIKVVELLLEQQRFDPTRRFKGETYYEIAKRRAGPHWRDEEHMLKNAYDEYKRSHRDGVKAKSPTARRDRERELRRDEAKDAARALKRNQPSPSHEGEPKKKAAAAKLASPHEKRRSNSFTNRHDDDAQKRAANRPRKDASTISDREVSPALSHKPQKTKRAESDMTGMSSEGEAAKPRRKLISKGELSRERDKQKRLKEPTSPHESRTDDGQERSKLSERYHDRTKALKRDESRDHSSGDATSKRHRASITPDRPSDVDKDNSDGPAKRRRLDGENHEKRTKRASSPDGRPRKPSSSRDASSKPPKRERDDTSAQNKDRRDSQHHNPSRSSGVETSIYVKSEDVDVPMLDIEQPQDAEMADASRDAAEQLRKKKEQEEQAAADAAKKEEEQRKRAEAEEREKREAEEARKREEEEKARKVEEEKRQREEEQARKRQEQAERERREAEEAARREAEEKKRLEEEKRKREEEERRQREEAERLQRERLEREAAERARKEREEEERKERERRERAYREELERKRAAREAEQRRIREEQERARLDKLPPLLRWLDKCPNPKAPAITQKFTKILGWRYDTIRPEFNKTAEGREQWVLNTEVALLLGETDLDLSRYTAWERVPATKVAKISVWRTEGGRYALTAGQLWEIGRQAHDCCGGKDPTNFDPLGLAQHRKDTLEKFLAMDMFFVKVRLPPGSGDTYLQKMTQDADLNLKVSDLLYTVPNIPHLLNVKISVEYRELCENEEELKKCVKDNYKWRSDPGAERYGNHAPRRRHYINGAFVGEDMPTTHQISNKPFPEIRVPRRGLVQVTRDDPDYERLCKEQGLEHLLKGRQTPSLPNGVHSSPASQTSTVSTQQQQPLLNGTNGHSNHDSANGLKIMNGDTTVNGVKES; encoded by the exons ATGGATGCGCAGAATGCTGCCGAGTCCGACCAGACGAGGACTGCCGGCGCTTCATCCCCTCGACAACGGCGAGGCTCCGAGTCTGACAAGAAGGccaggtcgcccgccgccgtaaGGGCCCCGTCTCCGATCCGGGAAGCCAAGCCCAGGGCCTCAAAGACCCCGGCTGCCGCTACCTCTGCCGCCAGTGCCGGGGCCGGTGCCGACGgtgcctcgtcgacggcgcgacCTGACGACTCTCTCGAGGATCGCGACTCCGATGCAGAGACCATTGTACTGCCCGGCAAAGATGGCCACTCGCCATCCAAGATCCGCAAGGTTCGCCAGGAAGACAAGAGTGAGAGCGATGGCGATGCATCCAAGGGCAAGTCCAAACCGTCCAAGCAAAAGTCGGATGAAaaggccaaggacaaggaacccagcaacggcagcagcaacgatgCCGACAAGCACGCGGCCGgcactgctgccgctggtgcgCCCGGCAAccaacccgccgccgacgtgaacaagaagaagcctcGACCGTCTGCCTCAGGTTCCGCCGTTGCCCCGGAAAAGGACCGCCGTCCTCGCAACAAGGAAGGCGGCTCCAGTGGTTTGAGCTCTGCACCCGCGTCACCGCCTCAAACTCATCAACATCAGCAACGCAGACGCCGCTCCGACGCCGCGCTTTCATCCCCCTCCGACTCTGAACAGCAGCCTCATTCAAAGGCATCATCAAAGACATCACTACGTGACAAGCTCAAGTCTGGCGAACGCCTAGTATCGCATAAACGCAAGGCCCCCAAGGTCgagtccgacgacgaggcggacgccCGCAAAGCCAGACGACAGCGGACCACGAGCGTCGGActcgacagcagcaggcctACCAAGACGCCATCCAAGCCTCACAACGACACTCGCACCCGATCGATTTCGCCCCACCCTCGACAGCACCGACGAAGCACCTCCACTCAGCTGCCTTCTCAGTCCTCCGGCGGCCTTCacaccaagaagaagcgtCTGCCTCCGCCGTTACATGCAACCGACTACCACTCGGACGACTCCTCCGCTGGCGGCACCCCACAACCGCGAAGCTCCAAGCTGCGGAGCCTCGCGGCACCGTCCACGGCAGAGTCGAACATATCCCCAGCCAGGATGGGGCCTCACAAGAAGCATCTTGACGCCCACGGGCAGACTCTCCTGGCTCGAGCCTGTGCGAGAGGCGAGTATGAGAGCGCCAAGACGCGGCTGACTGAGCGGCCCGAGGATTTGAACGTGGCCGATTACGCGGGCAACACGCCACTGCAAATCGCCGCAATTAATGGCTGCGAAGATATTGTGAAGCTTCTGATCGAGGCCGGCTGCAACCTAGACTGCGTCAACTACGACAAGGACACACCGCTAttggacgccgtcgacaatgGCCACCTTGGCGTCGTCAGACTTTTGCTCGATGCTGGCGTCAACCCGCGCAAAGCAAACGTCAACGGCGAGGAGCCAATCGACAGGGTCACGGACGAAACAGAGAACGCCGACGAAATCCgcaaggcgctgctcgaggcaCGGAAGCGGACAGGAGGAAAGCGGAGTCGGACGTCAGAAGATCGACATTCGCACGAAAACCACGAGTTTGCCCCGGAGAGTCCTCGACATTCTCCAGCCGCTGTAGGGTCTTTGTCAGGTCGTAGGAGCGGGACCGTCAGGTCCACCAAAACGAGAAACGACCTACTCTACATGCCGCTTGACGACAAGACCTTGCGACAAGCTGCCGGTCGGGGCGATGAGGAGACTGTGGCTCGTATCCTGCAGGTCAAGGAAGGTTACGACGATCCCGAAGCCatggttgccgccgcccgaggcggccacGATCTGGTGATTCAGCTTCTGTTGGGCCTCGGAGGCGCCAACCCTGATCCTGGCCCAGTGGCGTCGTTGCAGCCCGAGCTAGCAACTCCAATTCTAGCCGCGATAGGCCAGGAGAATATCAAGGTGGTTGAGTTGCTacttgagcagcagcgcttTGATCCGACCCGCCGATTTAAAGGAGAGACGTACTACGAGATTGCCAAACGACGCGCGGGCCCGCACTGGCGCGACGAAGAACACATGCTCAAAAACGCCTATGACGAGTATAAGCGGTCGCACAGGGACGGCGTCAAGGCTAAATCACCCACTGCACGGCGCGACCGCGAGAGGGAATTGCGCAGAGACGAAGCGAAAGACGCCGCCAGGGCCTTGAAGCGCAATCAGCCCAGTCCAAGCCACGAAGGGGAGCCTAAAAAGAAGGCTGCCGCAGCAAAGCTTGCTAGCCCTCACGAGAAAAGACGCTCCAACTCATTCACAAAtcgtcacgacgacgacgcacaaAAACGAGCTGCGAACAGACCGAGAAAAGACGCCTCAACAATATCTGACCGTGAAGTATCTCCGGCTCTTTCTCACAAACCCCAGAAGACCAAGCGCGCAGAGTCAGACATGACGGGCATGTCATCCGAAGGTGAGGCAGCTAAGCCGAGACGAAAGCTGATCTCGAAGGGCGAGTTGAGCCGAGAGCGCGACAAGCAAAAGCGTCTCAAGGAGCCCACTAGTCCGCACGAGTCGAGGACGGACGATGGCCAGGAGCGATCCAAACTGTCGGAGAGGTATCACGACAGGACGAAGGCTCTGAAGCGTGACGAATCGAGGGACCACTCATCTGGCGATGCCACGTCTAAGAGACATCGCGCCAGTATAACTCCCGACAGGCCCAGCGATGTCGACAAGGACAATAGCGATGGCCCGGCtaagcggcggcgtctggaTGGCGAAAATCACGAGAAGCGCACCAAGCGAGCCTCTTCTCCCGACGGGCGCCCCCGCAAACCCAGCTCCTCCCGCGATGCTTCCAGCAAGCCACCCAAGAGGGAGCGTGATGACACTTCCGCCCAGAACAAAGATCGACGGGACTCTCAGCACCATAATCCTTCGCGAAGCAGCGGCGTTGAGACGTCCATCTACGTTAAGAGCGAGGATGTCGACGTGCCCATGTTGGACATCGAGCAGCCCCAGGATGCCGAGATGGCTGATGCTTCGCGCGATGCTGCCGAGCAgctgaggaagaagaaggagcaggaggagcaggctgcagccgacgcggccaagaaggaggaggagcagcgaaAACGAGCCGAGGCcgaagagagggagaaacgagaggccgaggaagcccGAAAacgcgaggaggaggagaaggctcgcaaggtcgaggaggagaagaggcaGCGCGAGGAAGAGCAAGCGCGGAAGCGCCAAGAACAAgcggagcgcgagcgccgcgaggcTGAAGAGGCAGCCCGGCGTGAAGCGGAAGAGAAGAAACGCTtggaagaggagaagaggaagagggaagaagaggagcgacggcagcgggaaGAGGCCGAGCGACTGCAAAGGGAGAGACTCGAACGGGAGGCTGCCGAGCGGGCTCGAAAGGAGCGCGAAGAGGAAGAGCGCAAAGAACGCGAGCGTCGCGAGCGCGCGTACCGTGAGGAATTGGAGCGGAAGCGGGCGGCCCGGGAGGCGGAGCAAAGACGGATTCGCGAGGAACAAGAGCGTGCCCGTCTTGACAAGCTTCCTCCCCTTTTGCGCTGGCTCGACAAATGCCCAAACCCCAAGGCCCCGGCCATTACACAGAAGTTTACGAAGATTCTGGGTTGGCGCTACGACACCATCCGCCCGGAGTTCAACAAAACTGCCGAGGGTCGTGAGCAGTGGGTTCTCAATACGGAAGTagcccttcttcttggcgaGACAGATCTTGATCTTTCAAGAT ACACTGCCTGGGAGAGAGTTCCCGCCACCAAGGTCGCCAAGATCTCAGTTTGGAGGACTGAGGGAGGCCGCTACGCCCTGACAGCTGGTCAGCTGTGGGAAATCGGACGCCAGGCCCACGAttgctgcggcggcaaggacccGACCAACTTTGACCCGCTAGGACTGGCGCAGCACAGAAAGGACACGTTGGAGAAATTCCTCGCCATGGACATGTTCTTCGTGAAGGTACGGTTGCCACCTGGGTCGGGCGATACGTATCTCCAAAAGATGACGCAAGATGCTGACCTGAACCTCAAGGTGTCCGATCTTCTCTACACGGTGCCGAATATCCCGCATCTCCTCAACGTCAAGATCTCGGTGGAGTACCGAGAGTTGTGTGAAAACGAGGAGGAATTAAAGAAATGTGTCAAGGACAACTATAAGTGGCGCAGTGACCCCGGCGCAGAGCGGTATGGCAATCACGCACCGCGCCGCAGGCACTACATCAACGGGGCCTTTGTTGGCGAGGATATGCCGACAACGCATCAGATCAGCAACAAGCCTTTCCCCGAGATCCGAgttcctcgacgcggccTGGTGCAGGTGACGCGCGACGATCCAGACTACGAGCGCCTTTGCAAGGAGCAAGGGTTAGAGCACTTGTTGAAAGGGCGCCAGACGCCATCACTGCCGAACGGCGTTCATTCGtctccagccagccagacgaGCACGGTTTcgacccagcagcagcaaccccTACTAAATGGCACGAACGGCCACTCCAATCACGACTCGGCTAATGGGCTCAAGATCATGAACGGGGATACGACTGTAAACGGCGTCAAGGAGTCTTAA